In Novosphingobium kaempferiae, the DNA window CTGCGTGTTCGGCGGCGCGGACCTTGACCGGATGTTCGTCACCAGCTCCGCCAACGGCGTGGATGAGAAACACGGCGGCGCGCTGTTCGAGATCGACCCAGGTGTGTGCGGTGTACCGGCGTTCCTGTATCGGGGATGACGATAGCACTCTCCCCCGTCATTGTGAGCGACGACGTGGTTTGAATACAAAGGTTTAAAGGAGAGACGATGCTGAGGACCATAGCCACCGCCGCGCTGCTGTGCGCGGCATCCACGACCGCGCTGGCCGCCGAAGCGAAGCGCGAGGCTTTCGGCACGATGCCGGACGGCACCGCCGTGGAGGCCGTCACCCTGACCAACGCCAGGGGCATGTCGGTCCGCGTGATGACGCTCGGCGCCTCGATCCAGCAGGTCATGATGCCGGGCAAGGACGGCAAGGCGGTGGACATCGCAGTGGGCTACGACAGCCTCGATGGCTACGCGAAGGACGGCCAGTTCTTCGGCGCCACCGTGGGCCGGGTCGCCAACCGCATCGCCAAGGGCAAGTTCACGTTCGACGGCAAGGAATACACCACGCCGGTCAACAACGGCCCCAACTCGCTGCACGGCGGCACCAAGGGCTTCGACAAGGTCGTGTGGAGCGTGCGCGAGGTGAGGAGCGGCAAAAGCGCCAGCGTCACCATGCGCTACGTCAGCCCCGACGGCGACATGGGCTATCCCGGCATGCTCACCACCGACGCGACTTATGCGCTGGACGAGCAGGACAACCTGACCATCACCTACACCGCGACGACGGACAAGCCGACCGTCGTGAACATCTCCAACCACGCCTACTGGAACCTCGCGGGACCGGGCCGGACGGCGATGGATCACGTCCTGACGATCCCCGCCGACCGCTTCACCCCGACCGACGAAACCTCGATCCCCGTCGGCCAGCACAAGAGCGTCGCGGGCACCGTGTTCGACTTCCGCCAGCCCACTCCGGTAGGCGCGCGCGTGCGCGAAGGCGGCGACGCGCAGATCCGTTATGGCCGTGGCTACGACCACAACTGGGTCGTCGGCGATGCGGTGACCAAGGACCAGCACCTGATGGCTCGCGTCACCGAGCCGACCTCGGGTCGCGGGTTCGAGGTCTGGTCGAACCAGCCGGGGCTCCAGTTCTATTCGGGCAACTTCATGGACGGCACGATCGTCGGCAAGTCCGGCCAGATCTACCGCGAGGGGGACAGCCTCGTCTTCGAGCCGCAGCTTTTCCCGGATAGCCCGAACCAGTCGCAGTTCCCGTCGGTCCGCCTTGATCCGGGCAAGACCTACCAGAACGTCATCACCTACAAGTTCTTCGTTACGCAGTAAGAGGGGAATACCTGTGAAAGCTCTCGCAACCGCCTTGCTGGCAGCCACCGCCGCGCTGGTGGCCATGCCCGCCGAGGCCCGCCCGCAGTGGACGCCCGCAGAGGCAAAGGCATGGTACGCCAAGCAGCCCTGGCTGGTCGGCTCCAACTTCGCGCCCGCCAACGCGATCAACCAGTTCGAAATGTGGCAGGAAGCCACCTGGGACCCCAAGCGCATCGACTACGAGCTGGGTCTGGCCGAGAACATCGGCATGAACACTATGCGCGTGTTCCTGCACGACCAGCTCTGGCAGCAGGATCCCGAAGGCTTCAAGAAGCGCATCGACGAATTCCTGACGATCGCCGCGAAGCACAAGATCAAGCCGCTGTTCGTGCTGTTCGACAGCTGCTGGGATCCGGTGCCGGTGCTCGGGCCCCAGCATCCGCCGATCCCCGGCGTCCACAACTCCGGCTGGGTGCAGGGCCCCGGCCTTCCCGCCATGCGCGATCCCTCGCAGGAGCCGCGCTTCAAGGCCTACGTGCAGGGGCTGATCGGCGCTTACGCCAAGGACGACCGCATCCTCGGCTGGGATCTGTGGAACGAGCCCGACAACGGCGCGGACCAGTACAAGGGCCAGGAAGGCAAGCAGGAACTGGTCCTCGCCCTGCTTACCAAGGTCTACGGCTGGGCGCGCGAGGCGGAGCCGACGCAGCCGCTGACCTCGGGCGTGTGGCAGCATGACGACTGGAAGACCGAGAGCGCGCTGTCGCCGATGGAGAAGCTCCAGCTCACGCAGTCGGACGTGATCTCGTTCCACGACTACAACTGGCCCGAGAAGTTCCAGGACCGCGTGAACCAGCTCAAGGTCTACGGCCGCCCGATCCTCTGCACCGAATACATGGCGCGCGGCAACGGCTCGACCTTCGACGGCTCGCTGCCCATCGGCAAGCGCGAGAACGTGGCGATGATGAACTGGGGCTTCGTCGACGGCAAGACGCAGACCCGCCTGCCGTGGGATTCGTGGAAGAAGCCCTACACCATGGAGGAGCCGACGATCTGGTTCCACGAGGTCTTCCACACCGACGGCACCCCCTATCGCCAGTCCGAGGTGGACCTGATCCGCACGCTGGCGAAGGCGCCGAAGGGCGTCGTTCCGGCAGCGAAGAAGTAAACGATCCCGGACCGTCATTGCGAGCGAAGCGAAGCAATCCCACGAGGCTTTGGCTTTCGCCGGATTGCTTCGCGGCTTACCGCTCGCAATGACGAATGATTTGCAATGAATGGTCTGGACAAGAGCGGGACTACTCCGACAAGAAGGGCGTAATGCGCAACCTCACGTTCCTTGCCGCCCTGAGCGGTCTCGCTCTTGCCGCCACCACGGCTTCCGCTTCGGCCCATGCCGCGCCGGTCTGGGCGGGAGCCTGGGGCTATGCCCCAGCCGACGCCGGTTCGGGCGATCCCGAGCAGCCGGCGGGAACCTACCGCTACCGCGTGCGACTGACGCAGGCGGGTGACGCGATGCAGCTCAGCATCAGCAATGCCGAGGGCGACAGGCCGCTCGGCATTGCCGGTGTGACCATCTCCAGCCCGTCCGGCCCGGTCGGGACGGAGATCGGCGCCAACCCGGTCCACACGATCCGGTTTTCCGGCTTGCAGGCGGTGGCGCTGCCCAAGGGGCATACGGTCGTCAGCGCCCCCATCATCGCGCCGTTCCACAACGCGCAGGACGTGATCGTCAGCGTCAGTTTCTCCACGCCTTCCAAGCCCGGACGCACGAACCTGGGGCTGGAAATGGCCTTTGCGCCAACCACGCCGGGAGCGACGTTCACGCCGATCAAGGTGCGGCCCTATCTCTCGCTGGTTTCCGTGCGCAGTAGCCAGGCGCCCTGCACCGTCGTCGCCTTCGGGGATTCCATCACCGACGGCTTCCTCGGCCTCTCCCCGCAGACGCGCGGATGGCCGGGCCGTCTGGCAGAGCGCCTAGCCGCGCTTCCGGCATCGCAGCGCTGCGGCGTGGTCAACATGGGCATCAGCGGCAACCGCGTGCTCAAGCAGGGCCGTGCCACCTCCGCGCTCGACCGCTTCTGGCGCGACGTGGCGAGCGTGCCCAACGTGACGCATGTCATCCTGCTCGAAGGCATCAACGACATCGGCGCCGGCGCGGAAAGCGGGCCGGACGCGGTGACGCCGGACCAGTTGATCTACGGCTACCGCCAGTTCGTTGCGCGCGCCCATGCGCTCGGGATCAAGGTGCTCGGCGGCACGCTGACGCCTGCTTTGCGCGCCGGGTACATGTCGCCGGTCAAGGAACAGACGCGGCAGGCGGTCAATGCGGCGATCCGCAGCCAGAAGATCTTCGACGGCGTGGTCGATTTCGACGCCGCCGTGCGCAGTCCGACGGTCCCTGCGGACATGAAGCCGGAGTTCGACCCGGGCGATCACCTGCACCCGAATGACGCGGGCCTTCGCGCGATGGGCGATGCGGTGAACCTGTCGCTGCTCAAGCCTTGAGGGTGGATGCGGTGACTTCAGGGCGCTCGGCCTGACTCTTCGAACAAGCTCGTGTTCTAATTGAAAACATTGTCGTCATCCCCGCGAAGGCGGGGATCCATCTGATGCCCCCGCAAAAGGCGCCGTCAGGAGATGGGTTCCCGCCTTCGCGGGAATGACGATAATGGGCTCGAACGCGATTGAGTCCGGGGGCGCTTGCAAACGCGCTCAGGCTGAGCTTGTCGAAGCCCCATGTGACCCTCTGCGCCTCACGCCTTCCCCAACCGTTCCGCCACCTCCAGCGCCGCGCGCTCGCCGGTCGCGGCGGCCGCGTCCATGCCGGGCTCCACGTCGCGCGTGTGCTCGCCCGCGAAGTGCAGGCGGTGCCAGGGCTCGGCGATGGCGGCGCCGAAGCGGCTGACCTGTCCCGGGCGGAAGATGTGCTTGTTGCCGCCGACGAAGGGATTGCGCCGCCAGCTGTGCTGGCCGAGCGGCCGGATCGCGCCCGCCATCGCCGGACGCACGCGCACCAGTTCGGCCATCGCCAGCTCCGCGGCCTTGTCGGGCGAGAGCGCGTCGAACGGCAGCGTCCCCGCGCCGTTGATCCACACGTCCAGCCACTCGACCGCGCCGCTCTCCCCCTTGTTGGCGAAGACGCGCTCGATCGCGCCGTCGGTGATGAGGCCCGGTTCCAGCCCGTCGCGCTCCCAGTAGGGCGCGGTCACGGCGAAGAAGAAGTGCGAGGTGCCCATGTAGAGCGCATCGTCGATCGACTCCGCCCGCAATCCGGTCGGGTGCGGGGAGATGGCGATGCGCGACAGCGCGGTCAGCGGCACGGCGGAGACGACATAGGCGCAGGCGATCC includes these proteins:
- a CDS encoding glycoside hydrolase 5 family protein, whose amino-acid sequence is MKALATALLAATAALVAMPAEARPQWTPAEAKAWYAKQPWLVGSNFAPANAINQFEMWQEATWDPKRIDYELGLAENIGMNTMRVFLHDQLWQQDPEGFKKRIDEFLTIAAKHKIKPLFVLFDSCWDPVPVLGPQHPPIPGVHNSGWVQGPGLPAMRDPSQEPRFKAYVQGLIGAYAKDDRILGWDLWNEPDNGADQYKGQEGKQELVLALLTKVYGWAREAEPTQPLTSGVWQHDDWKTESALSPMEKLQLTQSDVISFHDYNWPEKFQDRVNQLKVYGRPILCTEYMARGNGSTFDGSLPIGKRENVAMMNWGFVDGKTQTRLPWDSWKKPYTMEEPTIWFHEVFHTDGTPYRQSEVDLIRTLAKAPKGVVPAAKK
- a CDS encoding SGNH/GDSL hydrolase family protein; protein product: MRNLTFLAALSGLALAATTASASAHAAPVWAGAWGYAPADAGSGDPEQPAGTYRYRVRLTQAGDAMQLSISNAEGDRPLGIAGVTISSPSGPVGTEIGANPVHTIRFSGLQAVALPKGHTVVSAPIIAPFHNAQDVIVSVSFSTPSKPGRTNLGLEMAFAPTTPGATFTPIKVRPYLSLVSVRSSQAPCTVVAFGDSITDGFLGLSPQTRGWPGRLAERLAALPASQRCGVVNMGISGNRVLKQGRATSALDRFWRDVASVPNVTHVILLEGINDIGAGAESGPDAVTPDQLIYGYRQFVARAHALGIKVLGGTLTPALRAGYMSPVKEQTRQAVNAAIRSQKIFDGVVDFDAAVRSPTVPADMKPEFDPGDHLHPNDAGLRAMGDAVNLSLLKP
- a CDS encoding aldose epimerase family protein, whose translation is MLRTIATAALLCAASTTALAAEAKREAFGTMPDGTAVEAVTLTNARGMSVRVMTLGASIQQVMMPGKDGKAVDIAVGYDSLDGYAKDGQFFGATVGRVANRIAKGKFTFDGKEYTTPVNNGPNSLHGGTKGFDKVVWSVREVRSGKSASVTMRYVSPDGDMGYPGMLTTDATYALDEQDNLTITYTATTDKPTVVNISNHAYWNLAGPGRTAMDHVLTIPADRFTPTDETSIPVGQHKSVAGTVFDFRQPTPVGARVREGGDAQIRYGRGYDHNWVVGDAVTKDQHLMARVTEPTSGRGFEVWSNQPGLQFYSGNFMDGTIVGKSGQIYREGDSLVFEPQLFPDSPNQSQFPSVRLDPGKTYQNVITYKFFVTQ